From Coturnix japonica isolate 7356 chromosome 1, Coturnix japonica 2.1, whole genome shotgun sequence, the proteins below share one genomic window:
- the RANGAP1 gene encoding ran GTPase-activating protein 1: MASEDIAKLAESLAKTKVGGGQLSFKGQGLKLNTAEDAEEVIKQIEEFDGLEALRLEGNTVGVEAAKVIAKALEKKPELKRCHWSDMFTGRLRSEIPPALISLGDALITAGAQLVELDLSDNAFGPDGVRGFEALLKSPACYTLQELKLNNCGMGIGGGKILAAALKECHRKSSAQGKPLALKIFVAGRNRLENDGATALAEAFGIIGTLEEVHMPQNGINHPGITALAQAFAINSLLKVINLNDNTFTEKGAVAMAETLKALRQVEVINFGDCLVRSKGALAIADALKEGLHKLKELNLSFCEIKRDAALSVAEAIEDKVELEKLDLNGNCLGEEGCEQLQEILEGFNMATVLGSLSDDEGEEEEEEEEEEEEEEEEEEEEEEEEEQLKERGQGEQDSMTAKIIGAQDSTPAPSPPVDVATFLAFPSPEKLLRLGPKCSVLIAQQTDTSDVEKVVTALLRISSVFKDEAPVKTAVHETTDALMKKAFSSATFNSDAFITRLLIHMGLLKSEEKIKAVPSLYGILMTLNHMVQQDYFPKSLAPVLSAFVTKPNRALDSCSFARHMLLQTLHQL; encoded by the exons atggcaTCGGAAGACATTGCTAAGCTTGCAGAATCACTTGCCAAAACCAAAGTGGGTGGAGGACAGTTGAGCTTCAAAGGCCAGGGCCTTAAACTCAACACGGCTGAAGATG ctgaagaaGTGATCAAACAAATTGAGGAATTTGATGGCCTGGAAGCATTGCGTCTGGAAGGCAACACCGTGGGTGTGGAGGCAGCAAAGGTTATTGCCAAAGCCTTGGAGAAGAAGCCAGAGCTCAAG aGGTGTCATTGGAGTGACATGTTTACTGGGAGGCTAAGATCTGAGATCCCTCCTGCTTTG ATCTCTTTGGGGGATGCACTCATCACTGCTGGAGCCCAGCTGGTGGAGCTGGACCTGAGTGACAATGCCTTTGGGCCAGATGGCGTGCGTGGCTTTGAGGCGTTGCTGAAGAGCCCTGCCTGTTACACCCTGCAGGAACTCAAGCTCAATAACTGTGGCATGGGCATTGGTGGTGGCAAG aTATTGGCTGCTGCCCTGAAAGAGTGTCACAGGAAATCAAGTGCGCAGGGCAAGCCTCTTGCTTTGAAGATATTTGTGGCTGGTAGAAATCGTCTGGAGAATGATGGTGCCACTGCGCTGGCTGAAGCCTTTGGG ATCATTGGGACTCTAGAAGAGGTCCATATGCCACAGAATGGAATCAACCATCCTGGCATCACAGCACTGGCCCAGGCCTTTGCTATCAATTCATTGCTTAAGGTTATAAATTTGAATGACAACACCTTCACAGAGAAAGGAGCTGTGGCCATGGCAGAG ACTCTGAAGGCACTTCGGCAGGTTGAAGTGATCAACTTTGGAGACTGCCTGGTGCGTTCCAAGGGTGCCCTTGCTATTGCTGATGCTCTTAAAGAAGGACTTCATAAATTAAAG GAACTGAATTTGTCCTTCTGTGAGATCAAACGAGATGCTGCCCTGTCTGTAGCTGAAGCTATTGAAGATAAGGTAGAGCTGGAGAAACTGGATCTCAATG GTAactgcctgggagaagagggaTGTGAGCAACTGCAGGAGATTCTTGAAGGCTTCAATATGGCAACTGTGCTGGGATCGTTGAG TGATGatgaaggggaagaggaagaagaagaggaggaggaggaggaggaggaagaagaagaggaagaagaagaggaggaggaagaggaacagctgaaggaaaGAGGACAGGGAGAACAGGACTCAATGACTGCTAAGATAATTGGTGCACAG GATTCAACTCCAGCGCCATCTCCTCCTGTGGATGTTGCCACATTCCTTGCTTTCCCATCACCAGAGAAGCTGCTGCGGCTAGGGCCAAAGTGTTCTGTGCTGATAGCTCAGCAG ACAGATACATCTGATGTAGAGAAAGTAGTTACAGCTCTCTTAAGGATATCTTCAGTCTTCAAAGATGAAGCCCCAGTAAAAACAGCAGTGCATGAAACAACAG atgCCTTGATGAAAAAAGCCTTCTCTTCCGCCACGTTTAATTCAGATGCATTCATCACAAGACTCTTGATCCACATGGGGCTACTTAAG AGCGAAGAGAAGATCAAAGCTGTCCCGAGCCTCTATGGTATCCTTATGACTTTGAACCATATGGTCCAGCAGGATTATTTCCCTAAATCCCTGGCTCCagttctctctgcttttgtcACAAA ACCAAACCGTGCTCTGGACTCCTGTTCCTTCGCCCGCCACATGCTTTTACAAACCCTCCACCAGCTGTGA